One Euzebyales bacterium DNA window includes the following coding sequences:
- the mftF gene encoding mycofactocin biosynthesis glycosyltransferase MftF (Members of this protein family, MftF, are glycosyltransferases, members of PF00535 (glycosyl transferase family 2). The encoding gene is found as part of the mycofactocin cassette, in Mycobacterium tuberculosis, many other Actinobacteria, and occasional members of other lineages. Mycofactocin itself, a putative redox carrier, is a heavily modified derivative of the C-terminal Val-Tyr dipeptide of the mycofactocin precursor MftA (TIGR03969).) — MTSLPDDRLPTGFVVRLGPTVRVRDGGRTLIGGDMGGVLYLTPLAAGLVGDDGMVTVRDGATAALCRLLLDRGFGAPWWPGDAGRDDGVDDVTVVVPVRDRPRQLARLLSHLLSDVRVVVVDDGSRDRAACARVASRAGATVMTHAVSRGPAAARNTGLAAAATPLVAFVDSDVVPMAGWLAGLRRHFADPAVALVGPRVLGLPPGDGDSWIVRYEAVGSSLDLGRAPAGVRPHALVSYLPAACLMARTTALGDGFDPGMRVAEDVDLVWRLVDDGWRVRYAPDVVVRHEHRTTATAWLERKAFYGTGASLLAQRHGTAVAPMVLTSWTALFCAALVAQRRWSVPMAAAVFGVLVGRIRARLGHSGDPLRTAVLLAALGVNAALRQTAAALVRHYWPAAALAALRWPRARRALVVAAAADAILDHRARAPDLDPLRYLLARRLDDLAYGAGLWAGAARAGSIRALLPAVRGLGPARRVGAARAASPAR; from the coding sequence GTGACGTCGCTGCCGGACGACCGGCTGCCGACGGGCTTCGTCGTCCGGCTGGGGCCCACGGTCCGCGTGCGCGACGGCGGCCGCACCCTGATCGGCGGTGACATGGGTGGCGTGCTGTACCTCACGCCGCTGGCGGCCGGGCTCGTTGGCGACGACGGTATGGTCACGGTGCGCGACGGCGCGACGGCCGCGCTGTGCCGGTTGCTGCTCGACCGCGGGTTCGGCGCGCCGTGGTGGCCCGGCGACGCCGGCCGGGACGACGGCGTCGACGACGTGACCGTCGTGGTCCCCGTGCGCGATCGACCGCGGCAGCTCGCACGCCTGCTGTCCCACCTGCTCTCCGACGTGCGGGTGGTCGTCGTCGACGACGGGTCGCGCGACCGGGCAGCGTGCGCCCGCGTCGCCAGCCGCGCGGGCGCCACCGTGATGACGCATGCGGTGAGCCGGGGCCCGGCGGCCGCGCGCAACACCGGGCTGGCGGCGGCCGCCACCCCACTGGTCGCGTTCGTCGACTCCGACGTCGTGCCGATGGCCGGCTGGCTGGCGGGCCTGCGCCGCCACTTCGCCGACCCCGCGGTCGCGCTGGTCGGGCCGCGGGTCCTCGGGCTGCCGCCCGGCGACGGCGACAGCTGGATCGTCCGGTACGAGGCGGTCGGGTCCTCCCTGGACCTCGGCCGCGCACCCGCGGGGGTGCGGCCCCATGCGCTCGTGAGCTACCTGCCCGCCGCGTGCCTGATGGCGAGGACGACGGCGCTGGGCGACGGCTTCGATCCCGGCATGCGGGTCGCCGAGGACGTTGATCTGGTCTGGCGACTCGTCGACGACGGGTGGCGGGTGCGGTACGCGCCGGACGTGGTGGTCCGCCACGAGCACCGCACGACGGCGACGGCGTGGCTGGAGCGCAAGGCGTTCTACGGCACGGGCGCCAGCCTGCTCGCGCAGCGGCACGGCACCGCTGTCGCGCCGATGGTCCTGACATCGTGGACTGCGCTGTTCTGTGCCGCCCTGGTGGCGCAGCGGCGCTGGTCGGTGCCGATGGCCGCAGCCGTGTTCGGCGTCCTCGTCGGACGGATCCGCGCGCGCCTGGGTCACAGCGGCGACCCGCTGCGCACGGCCGTGCTGCTCGCCGCGCTCGGCGTCAACGCCGCCCTGCGCCAGACCGCTGCTGCACTGGTCCGCCACTACTGGCCCGCCGCGGCGCTGGCCGCGCTGCGCTGGCCACGGGCGCGGCGGGCGCTGGTGGTCGCGGCGGCGGCGGACGCGATCCTGGACCACCGCGCGAGGGCCCCCGACCTCGACCCGCTGCGCTACCTGCTCGCCCGCCGCCTCGACGACCTGGCCTACGGTGCGGGCCTGTGGGCGGGGGCGGCACGCGCGGGCTCGATCCGCGCGTTGCTGCCCGCCGTCCGCGGTCTCGGGCCTGCGCGGCGCGTCGGTGCCGCCCGCGCCGCGTCGCCTGCCCGCTGA